Proteins co-encoded in one Tautonia rosea genomic window:
- the mqnE gene encoding aminofutalosine synthase MqnE — protein sequence MATDDPRLLEIREKVEAGQRLSFDDGLALYATNDLFALGEMANLVRERYNGNFAYYNVNTHINPTNVCVYKCDFCAFRADLNEDRAYTMGESEIKERAEQAHARGATELHIVGGLHHKLPFQYYVDVVRWVKEAAPEIHVKAYTAVEYEWFRKIERGSNLRDILQRLLDAGLGSLPGGGAEIFHPEVRDQICGAKASTETWLDVHRTAHELGLHSNATMLYGHIERPEHRIDHMIRLRELQDETGGFQTFIPLAFHPDNSRMDDIPKPSGVMDLKTMAISRLMLDNFPHIKAYWIMLGIKTAQVALSFGADDLDGTVVHEKIYHEAGAETPEEMTIDEIRRLIVEAGRVPIERDTLYHRIERDGARWWPGEHIDVPALAGVVR from the coding sequence ATGGCGACCGACGACCCTCGATTGCTGGAGATTCGCGAGAAGGTGGAAGCTGGCCAGCGTCTGAGCTTTGACGACGGTCTGGCCCTCTACGCCACCAACGACCTGTTCGCGCTCGGCGAAATGGCCAATCTCGTCCGCGAGCGTTACAACGGCAACTTCGCCTACTACAACGTCAACACCCATATCAATCCGACCAACGTCTGCGTCTACAAGTGCGATTTCTGCGCCTTCCGCGCCGACCTGAACGAGGATCGCGCTTACACCATGGGTGAATCCGAGATCAAGGAACGGGCCGAACAGGCCCACGCCCGAGGCGCAACCGAGCTGCACATCGTCGGCGGCCTGCACCACAAGCTCCCCTTCCAGTATTACGTCGATGTCGTCCGCTGGGTGAAGGAAGCCGCCCCCGAGATTCATGTCAAGGCGTACACCGCCGTCGAATACGAGTGGTTCCGCAAGATCGAGCGCGGCTCGAACCTCCGCGACATCCTTCAGCGCTTGCTCGACGCCGGACTCGGCAGCCTTCCCGGCGGCGGTGCTGAGATCTTCCACCCCGAGGTCCGCGACCAGATTTGCGGCGCGAAGGCTTCGACCGAAACCTGGCTCGACGTCCATCGCACCGCCCACGAGCTCGGCTTGCACTCAAATGCCACCATGCTCTACGGGCACATTGAACGCCCCGAGCACCGGATCGACCACATGATCCGCCTCCGCGAGCTTCAGGACGAAACCGGCGGCTTCCAGACCTTCATCCCGCTCGCCTTCCATCCCGATAACTCCCGGATGGACGACATCCCGAAGCCGTCGGGCGTGATGGACCTGAAGACGATGGCCATCAGCCGCCTGATGCTCGACAACTTCCCGCACATCAAGGCCTACTGGATCATGCTCGGCATCAAGACCGCCCAGGTCGCCCTCTCCTTCGGGGCCGACGACCTCGACGGCACCGTCGTGCACGAAAAAATCTACCACGAAGCCGGTGCCGAGACTCCCGAAGAAATGACCATCGACGAGATCCGCCGCCTGATCGTCGAGGCCGGTCGCGTCCCCATCGAACGCGATACCCTCTACCACCGCATCGAGCGCGACGGCGCCCGCTGGTGGCCCGGCGAGCACATTGACGTCCCCGCCCTCGCCGGCGTCGTTCGCTGA
- a CDS encoding MotA/TolQ/ExbB proton channel family protein, producing MGRVRVGVPGLRLVVRMAALMGVIVTIASAAQEQIEPVDPSDPVAEVVVDRLTEPPIGADTEQADAAEPQTAPVGTSSVLALLRTVNPMLIPLVLCSIATLGYTLERVVALRRARVIPKDFVERFLDRLSSGKLDRDRAAELCRAHESPVARIFGHAIRYWGQPATAIRQAVEADAASEIADMKRNVRVLNGTATLAPLLGLLGTVVGLIEAFDALGGPAVQDASRGQALANGISLALVATAFGLAIAIVSVIAYYALLNRIDRLVRELDEQVRRVIELVSAETWVGTDRRSMPGMTAAERGRPESRLS from the coding sequence ATGGGCCGAGTCCGAGTGGGTGTCCCGGGTCTTCGGCTCGTGGTGCGGATGGCAGCGTTGATGGGTGTGATCGTGACGATCGCCTCTGCGGCGCAGGAGCAAATCGAGCCGGTCGATCCGAGCGATCCCGTGGCCGAGGTGGTGGTGGACCGCCTGACCGAGCCACCGATCGGGGCCGATACGGAGCAAGCGGACGCGGCCGAGCCGCAGACCGCCCCGGTGGGGACATCGAGCGTGCTGGCGTTGCTTCGCACCGTCAACCCGATGCTCATTCCGCTGGTGCTGTGCTCGATCGCCACCCTGGGCTACACCCTGGAACGGGTGGTGGCCTTGCGGCGGGCTCGGGTGATTCCAAAGGATTTTGTCGAGCGTTTTCTAGATCGGCTCTCCTCAGGGAAGCTCGACCGTGACCGTGCCGCCGAGTTGTGCCGGGCGCACGAGAGCCCGGTGGCCCGGATCTTTGGTCATGCGATTCGCTACTGGGGGCAGCCGGCCACGGCGATCCGCCAGGCGGTGGAGGCGGATGCGGCGTCGGAGATCGCCGACATGAAGCGCAACGTGCGGGTCCTCAACGGTACGGCGACGCTGGCCCCGCTGCTCGGGTTGCTGGGCACGGTGGTCGGCCTGATCGAGGCGTTCGATGCGCTGGGAGGCCCGGCGGTTCAGGATGCCTCGCGCGGCCAGGCGCTGGCGAACGGGATTAGCCTGGCCCTGGTGGCGACGGCGTTTGGACTGGCCATCGCGATCGTTTCGGTGATTGCGTATTACGCCCTCTTGAATCGGATTGATCGGCTGGTACGGGAGCTAGACGAGCAGGTTCGGCGGGTGATTGAACTGGTGTCTGCCGAGACGTGGGTCGGGACCGATCGTCGGAGCATGCCCGGGATGACCGCCGCCGAGCGGGGTCGGCCGGAATCGCGTCTCTCGTGA
- a CDS encoding ExbD/TolR family protein encodes MLGDGQNTEEMPFINMTPMVDVILCLLIFFMVASRLYDWDDLQFKVKVPEVGNASPLTAAPEDLRLTVIEPGRVAVGAEEYDLEALRELLEAARENYEEQGVQIRGDATLSFQDLADVLSACDAAGIGNVSLLVRPRPQSPSSDAVN; translated from the coding sequence ATGCTGGGTGATGGACAGAACACAGAGGAGATGCCGTTTATCAACATGACGCCCATGGTCGACGTCATCCTCTGTCTCTTGATCTTCTTCATGGTCGCCTCGCGGCTGTACGATTGGGACGACCTGCAATTCAAGGTGAAGGTGCCGGAGGTCGGCAACGCCTCTCCCCTGACCGCGGCGCCGGAGGATCTGAGGCTAACGGTGATTGAGCCGGGCCGGGTAGCCGTGGGGGCCGAGGAATACGACCTGGAGGCGCTCCGGGAGTTGCTCGAAGCGGCTCGGGAGAACTACGAGGAGCAAGGGGTGCAGATCCGAGGGGACGCGACCCTGAGCTTTCAGGACCTGGCGGATGTGCTGTCGGCGTGCGACGCGGCGGGGATTGGGAACGTCTCGCTGCTGGTTCGTCCGAGGCCGCAATCGCCTTCCTCGGACGCGGTGAACTGA
- a CDS encoding YqaA family protein, translating to MASHDVSAPMAAEAAQPVSKWALHRRLYNWVLSWAETRYGLPVLMAISFIESSVFPIPPDVLLIPLVLAATTRWVRLAFWCTVASVLGGMFGYAIGYAAWETVGTWIVENLAHVELTTVDGRDDIAMPGYLIKSIGAERLGGEYLFQVYDHWNAWIVFIFGLTPLPYKLVTVTAGVAQVNLIVFTIASIASRGLRFFVVAWIIKTWGPPARVFVEKYFNLLAVLFTLLLVGGFAVLKFVL from the coding sequence ATGGCATCGCACGACGTCTCTGCCCCCATGGCCGCGGAAGCCGCGCAACCGGTTTCCAAGTGGGCCTTGCATCGACGGTTGTACAACTGGGTTCTGAGCTGGGCGGAAACCCGCTACGGGTTGCCGGTCTTGATGGCGATCTCGTTCATTGAGAGCAGTGTGTTCCCGATTCCGCCGGATGTCTTGCTCATCCCGTTGGTGCTTGCCGCCACCACGCGATGGGTGCGGCTGGCGTTCTGGTGCACGGTCGCCTCGGTGCTCGGCGGGATGTTCGGGTACGCCATCGGCTATGCGGCCTGGGAGACGGTCGGGACCTGGATTGTCGAGAACCTGGCGCATGTGGAGCTGACGACGGTCGACGGGCGCGATGATATTGCGATGCCGGGTTATCTGATCAAGTCGATCGGGGCCGAGCGGCTGGGCGGGGAGTACCTGTTCCAGGTGTACGACCACTGGAACGCCTGGATCGTGTTCATCTTCGGGCTGACCCCCCTGCCCTACAAGCTGGTGACCGTGACGGCCGGGGTGGCGCAGGTGAACCTGATCGTCTTCACGATTGCCTCGATCGCCTCGCGAGGCTTGCGGTTCTTCGTGGTCGCCTGGATCATCAAGACGTGGGGCCCTCCGGCCCGCGTGTTCGTGGAGAAGTACTTCAACCTGCTGGCGGTGCTGTTCACGTTGCTGCTGGTTGGCGGCTTCGCGGTGTTGAAGTTCGTCCTTTGA